The Gemmatimonas aurantiaca sequence GCAGCCGGTGCGGTCGTCATCGGTCTTCTGACCGGCAGCCGCGCCGAAGCGCAGACGAATGCGGTCGATACCGTGGACGTGTTGCTCACGGGTGGGCAGGTGTACGATGGCACGGGTGCGAATGCCCGCACCGTGGCGGTGGGCATTCGTGGCGATCGCATCCGATTCGTGGGACCCGTCCCGCGCGGACTCGTGGCAAAGGAACGCATCGATGTGTCGGGGCTGATCGTCGCACCCGGCTTCATCGATCCGCACACCCATTCGTACGAAGGGTTGCCCCGGCTGGGCCCCACCGGCCGGCAGAATGCTTCCGCGCTCATGCAGGGGGTGACCACCGTGGTGCTGGGCGCCGATGGGCGCGGACCGATCGAGGTGCGCATGGTGCTCGACAGCGCGGAAAAGGCCGGCCTGGGCACAAACACCTATGCCCTTGTGGGATTCGGCACGGTGCGTGGTCGTGTACTCGGTGCGTCCTCGGCGCCGGCCACCCCGCGGCAGATCGAGCAGATGCGGGCGCTCGTCGTGCAGGCGCTGGAGCAGGGGGCCTATGGCGTGGGGTCAGGACTCTTCTACGCGCCGCAGTCGTATTCCAGCACGGAGGAAGTGCTGTCGGTGGTGTCCGCAGCCCGTCCATTCGGCGGCGTCTACGATACACATCAGCGGGACGAGAGCTCGTATACGATCGGTCTTTTTGCGTCGGTGGAAGAATCCATCCGCATCGGCTGCGGATCGGGACTCACGACGAATATCGGGCACATCAAGGCGCTGGGTGTGGATGTGTGGGGCAAGGCGGACAGCGTGCTGTCGATCATGCGTGCAGCCCGTGCGCGCGGTTGCGTGGTGGTGGCCGATCAGTATCCCTGGACGGCGAGTGGCACGGGACTCAGCGCCGCGCTGCTGCCGCGCTGGGCGCAGGCCGGTGGAGGCGATTCCCTGCGGGCCCGCATCGCCGATCCGGCTGTGCGCGCGCGCATCCTCACGGAGATGACGGAGAACCTGCGACGCCGGGGCGGTGACAGCACGCTGCTGCTCATCAACGGAGTCGGCGGGGCGGCTCCGTATATCGGCAAGACCCTGGCCCAGGTGGCGCGCGAGAGCGGCCGGCCGGCGGTGGAGGCGGCGCTCGATCTCATCGATCGTGGATTCGACATGGGTGTGGCGTCGTTCAACATGACCGAGGCCGACATCGAGACCTTCATGCGCGACCCGTTCGTCATGACGAGTTCCGATGGATCGGCGGGCCATCCCCGGCTCTATGGCACGTTCCCGCGCAAGATCCGCCGCTATGTACTCGACAAGCCGGTGATCACCATGGCCCGCATGGTCGAGGCCTCGTCGGGTCAGGTGGCACGCACGTACGGTCTCGCCGATCGGGGCGTGCTGCGCGCGGGTGCCTATGCCGATGTCATCGTGTTCGATCCGAAGACCATCCGGGAAGAGGCGACTTATACCGAACCCACGAAACTGGCAACCGGCATGCGTCACGTGTTCGTGAATGGCCGGCCGGCCGTGCGGAATGGAGCCGTGACCGGCGTGTTGGCCGGACGGGGTTTGCGGAAACGCTGAGCATTCGCGGGCAACGGGAGCAGCACCGCGAACACGGAGGGCATTCACCGTTTCGCGGACAAATGCGGCGGACGAGATGATCTCTCACGCGCCGACGAAGCGATGTGTCGCAACTGGTCCGCAGAAGTATCGGCCTGCGTCGACGCTGTTTCCCGTCCGGCAGCAGGGACGAAATCTGAATGATCCCCGGGTATCGGATTTCAGCTCTTCACGCGATGTCTCACGCGTGTTCGATCTGCATCCGATGAACACCCTGCTCGTGCACGCGTCCTTCCGGTGCAATCCCTGAGAGCACAACAGCCCATCGGCGGGTCGCGTCACCACACGCTTTCCCTCGCATGGCAGGGGCGATAGCTTAGCCAGTCACTCCCCTCCATCCGGCACATAGATGCCGTGGTCAACGACGTACGCTTCGACGACGTACCGGGAGTGAAGTCAGCGCTACCCCATACTGCCCCAGGAGGACTGATGGTCTCACGATCTGCCGTGGCCCGTGTGCTGATGGCGTTGCTGCTTGGTGCCAGCTTTGGTGCCGCAGCATCGGTATCGGCGCAAGGTCCGGCCGGCCGCGTTGTCGGTACGGTCTCGGATTCCGCTACCGGACAACCCCTGCAGTCGGTGCAGCTCTTTCTCTCGCGTGGAACCACGCGACTGGAAGCGCGCACCACTGCCGATGGACGATACACCTTTGTGAATGTGCCTGCCGGAACCTACGGCCTTGAAGCCATCCGATTGGGATATCGTCGTATCGAGCGGGCTGGGATCACCGTGAATGCCGGTGCCACGCTGACGTATGACCTCAAGATGGATGCGGCTGCGCTCAATCTGCAGGCCATGGTCACCACCGGTGTCGTCGATCCGGCCAGTGGCACGCGGGTGCCGTTCACGGTGGGTCGTGTGAGTGCCGAGGACGCGCCGGTGCCGGCGTCGAACGCGCTCGAAACCATTCAGGGCAAGATCGCCGGTGTCAGCGTGGTGCCCGCCGGTCAGGCGGGCGGCGGGACGAACATCATGTTGCGCACGCCCACGTCCATCTCCAAGGGCAACTCGCCGCTCGTCGTCGTCGACGGCGTGATCCAGTCGGCTTCGTTCGACGCGGCCAGCGCCGATCTGCAGTCGATGGACATCGAGAGTGTGGAAGTGGTGAAGGGCGCGGCCGCGGCGTCGCTGTACGGCTCGCGCGCCTCGTCCGGCGTCATCCAGATCCAGACGCGGCGCGGCACCAACCTCGCCGAAGGCACCACCAAGTTCACCGTCCGTTCCGAGTATGGTTCGAACGAACTGGGGCACAAGGTGCACTGGGCGGAGAACCATCCGTATGTAGTGGACGCCCAGGGCAACTGGCTCAATGCCGCGGGACAGGTCGTGCCGCGTGAACAGCGCATCGCCAAGCCGGCGTACACCTCCTTTCAGGACGGCATCTACAAGGCCGGCACGCTCTACGATCAGGTCGACCGCTTCTTCAACCCGGGCAACTTCGCCCGCAACTCGCTCAACATCGCGCAGAACGGCGGCAAGACCAACTGGTTCTTCTCGTACGTGAACTCGCGCGAAGACGGCGTGGTGCTCAATGCCGGCCGCTACGATCAGAACGACTTCCGTCTCAATCTCGATCACCGGCCGCGCAGCGATCTGAGCATCGGCATCAGTGCGTATCACAGCCGCTCCAAGCGGCAGAACCTGTACGGCGATACGTTCTTCGACCTGATCAACCAGGCGCCCGACGTCGATCTCCGTCAGCCCGACCCCGATGGCACGCCGTACATCTTCCAGCCCGACTTCGAAGGGCGTGAAGAGAATCCGCTCTACGTGCTCGTCACGGAAGAGAACTACCGCAACCGGGCGCGTACACAGGGCAGCCTCTCGGCCAAGTACACGCCGCGTTCGTGGCTCACCGTCGACGGCAACCTGAGCTACGATCGTTCCGACCGGTACAACACCTTCTTCCTCGATCAGGGTGTCAAGACCGAAGGCTACGCCACGGGCGGGCCGGGCGAGATGTCCGTCTTCAACGGCACGACCAACGCGCTCAATGCCTCCCTGTCGGCCAATCTGCTGAAGCGTCTGGGCAGCTTCACGCTGCGCTCCACCGTGCGTGGCCTGCTCGAGCGGGAAACCAACAACGTCGCCACCGCCAGCGGCAACACGTTCGCCGCACCGGGCGTGAAGAGCCTCGACAACGTCACCCAGCGCTTCGTCACCTCCACCAACGAAAGCATCCGCACGAACTCCTTCTTCGTGAGTGCCGCGGCTGACTATCTCGGCAAGCTCATCGTCGACGGGCTGGTCCGTCGCGACGGCAGCTCGCTCTTCGGTCCGGAGGAACAGGAGAACTGGTACTATCGTGGCAGCGCGGCCTATCGCGTGTCGCAGGAAGACTGGTGGCCGTTCAAGACCTCGCTCAACGAGTTCAAGCTGCGCGTCTCGCAGGGCACGGCCGGCGGTCGTCCCGACTTCAACGACCAGTACGAGACCTACAACTTCGTCGAAGGTGGCGGCCTGGTGAAGGCCAATCTCGGCAATCGTTTCCTCAAGCCCGAGTATTCGAAGGAAACCGAAATCGGTATCGACGCCATCGTGAAGAACCGGTATTCGATCCAGCTTTCGTACGCGCGCCAGAAGACCACCGAGCAGCTCATCCTGATTCCGCTGGCCGGCTTCTTCGGCTACGCCAATCAGTGGCAGAACGCCGGTACCGTCACCGGCAACACGTACGAGGCCACGTTCGAAGCCCAGATCGTGCGTCGTCCGACCTTCACGTGGCGTTCGGGCCTCGTGTTCGACCGCTCGCGCAACAAGATCACCGAGTTCAACCGGTCCTGCTTCACCACGAACACCATCCAGTACCGTTGCGCCAACGAAACGCTGGGCAACATGTACGGCTTCGCGTTCATGCGGAATGCCAACCAGTTGCCGGCGGCGGCTGCCGCCCGCGCCAGCGAATTCCAGGTGAACGACGACGGCCTGCTCGTGTGGGTCGGTGCCGGCAACAACTTCACCGACGGCGAAACGAAGAAGCTCTGGGGCACGACCACGACCATCGGCGCCACCAACTACGGCTGGGGCCAGGCCATCCGCCAGGTCGACTCCCTCGGGAATCCGGCCGTCGTGCGCATCGGTGACGGCAACCCCGACTTCCGTCTCGGGTTCTCCAACACGGTGGGCTGGCGCAGCCTGCAATTGTTCATGCTGTGGGATACACAGGTGGGCGGCGATGTCTACAACCGCACCAACCAGCGCATGTATCAGTATGGCCGCAGCCGTGATGTCGATCAGGCCGGCAAGCCGCAGGAGCTCAAGAAGACCACGGCGTACTACGTGGCGTTGTATTCGGCCAACGATCCCACCGACTACTTCGTCGAGAACGGTGGTTACGTGAAGCTGCGCGAGCTCTCGCTGAAGTACCGCGTGCCGAACCGTCTGGTGCGCGCGCTGGCCAGCGCCGGCGTCGAACAGATGTCGTTGTCCCTCATCGGTCGCAATCTGCTCACGTTCACCAACTACAAGGGTTACGATCCCGAAGTGGGCACCGTACTCAACCGGTTCGACAGCTTCGTCTATCCGCGCTACCGCACGTTCACGGGTAGTGTCGAGATCACCTTCTGACCGGCGAGCCTTCACATGATTTCCTCACTCAAGAAGTACACGCTCCCGGTCGGGCTGACTCTCGTGGCGGCATCCTGCCAGAGCCTCGATGTCGTCAATCCGAACCGTCCCGATGCGGCCCGCGCCACGGCGCAGCCGATCACCACGGAAACCTTCGTCGCCACCTCGTTCCGTACGTGGTGGCCGGTAGGGGGACACGACGACTATCCGGCGTGGGCCTTCGCCACCATGGCCCGCGAGATCACTTCGGGCTTCGCCGATTTTGGTCAGCTCGAGCTCTCGGCCGAGCCCCGGTCGTCGTGGAACAACAGCCCGGTGAATG is a genomic window containing:
- a CDS encoding amidohydrolase family protein, yielding MSPAPRFPARAASRLRPVLTRTLIAAGAVVIGLLTGSRAEAQTNAVDTVDVLLTGGQVYDGTGANARTVAVGIRGDRIRFVGPVPRGLVAKERIDVSGLIVAPGFIDPHTHSYEGLPRLGPTGRQNASALMQGVTTVVLGADGRGPIEVRMVLDSAEKAGLGTNTYALVGFGTVRGRVLGASSAPATPRQIEQMRALVVQALEQGAYGVGSGLFYAPQSYSSTEEVLSVVSAARPFGGVYDTHQRDESSYTIGLFASVEESIRIGCGSGLTTNIGHIKALGVDVWGKADSVLSIMRAARARGCVVVADQYPWTASGTGLSAALLPRWAQAGGGDSLRARIADPAVRARILTEMTENLRRRGGDSTLLLINGVGGAAPYIGKTLAQVARESGRPAVEAALDLIDRGFDMGVASFNMTEADIETFMRDPFVMTSSDGSAGHPRLYGTFPRKIRRYVLDKPVITMARMVEASSGQVARTYGLADRGVLRAGAYADVIVFDPKTIREEATYTEPTKLATGMRHVFVNGRPAVRNGAVTGVLAGRGLRKR
- a CDS encoding SusC/RagA family TonB-linked outer membrane protein, with translation MVSRSAVARVLMALLLGASFGAAASVSAQGPAGRVVGTVSDSATGQPLQSVQLFLSRGTTRLEARTTADGRYTFVNVPAGTYGLEAIRLGYRRIERAGITVNAGATLTYDLKMDAAALNLQAMVTTGVVDPASGTRVPFTVGRVSAEDAPVPASNALETIQGKIAGVSVVPAGQAGGGTNIMLRTPTSISKGNSPLVVVDGVIQSASFDAASADLQSMDIESVEVVKGAAAASLYGSRASSGVIQIQTRRGTNLAEGTTKFTVRSEYGSNELGHKVHWAENHPYVVDAQGNWLNAAGQVVPREQRIAKPAYTSFQDGIYKAGTLYDQVDRFFNPGNFARNSLNIAQNGGKTNWFFSYVNSREDGVVLNAGRYDQNDFRLNLDHRPRSDLSIGISAYHSRSKRQNLYGDTFFDLINQAPDVDLRQPDPDGTPYIFQPDFEGREENPLYVLVTEENYRNRARTQGSLSAKYTPRSWLTVDGNLSYDRSDRYNTFFLDQGVKTEGYATGGPGEMSVFNGTTNALNASLSANLLKRLGSFTLRSTVRGLLERETNNVATASGNTFAAPGVKSLDNVTQRFVTSTNESIRTNSFFVSAAADYLGKLIVDGLVRRDGSSLFGPEEQENWYYRGSAAYRVSQEDWWPFKTSLNEFKLRVSQGTAGGRPDFNDQYETYNFVEGGGLVKANLGNRFLKPEYSKETEIGIDAIVKNRYSIQLSYARQKTTEQLILIPLAGFFGYANQWQNAGTVTGNTYEATFEAQIVRRPTFTWRSGLVFDRSRNKITEFNRSCFTTNTIQYRCANETLGNMYGFAFMRNANQLPAAAAARASEFQVNDDGLLVWVGAGNNFTDGETKKLWGTTTTIGATNYGWGQAIRQVDSLGNPAVVRIGDGNPDFRLGFSNTVGWRSLQLFMLWDTQVGGDVYNRTNQRMYQYGRSRDVDQAGKPQELKKTTAYYVALYSANDPTDYFVENGGYVKLRELSLKYRVPNRLVRALASAGVEQMSLSLIGRNLLTFTNYKGYDPEVGTVLNRFDSFVYPRYRTFTGSVEITF